One genomic region from Leifsonia sp. Root1293 encodes:
- a CDS encoding DUF7144 family membrane protein — translation MSLTVSRPGGVTFIAVLAWIQGVLDIILGVILLFNQNDAALVLDFGGSGPLITSAIVYILVGIIIIVIARGLLRGSNGARVVVTAFEVITLAAALFVMIAAPSQFLGALVTAFIALVIILLLWTGRAGAFFRR, via the coding sequence ATGAGCCTGACCGTCAGTCGCCCCGGAGGAGTCACCTTCATCGCAGTCCTGGCGTGGATCCAGGGTGTCCTCGACATCATCCTCGGCGTCATCCTGCTGTTCAACCAGAACGACGCGGCGCTCGTCCTCGACTTCGGCGGCAGCGGACCGCTCATCACGTCGGCCATCGTCTACATCCTCGTCGGAATCATCATCATCGTGATCGCCCGTGGGCTGCTGCGCGGAAGCAACGGCGCCAGAGTGGTGGTGACGGCCTTCGAGGTCATCACGCTCGCCGCGGCCCTCTTCGTCATGATCGCTGCGCCGTCGCAGTTCCTCGGAGCCCTGGTCACGGCCTTCATCGCCCTCGTCATCATCCTGCTGCTCTGGACAGGACGCGCCGGGGCGTTCTTCCGACGCTGA
- a CDS encoding DUF7144 family membrane protein: MAYRRPVVVSIAGALTWLAGVIDIVIGVVLLAQSGVNVVVLEFGGAVQLFTAAIVALLFGAILFFAGGGVLSAKNTARIVATGAHGVSILASLVPALLLPAAFFGSWLGILASVVVIVLLYTRPANAYFRDDS, encoded by the coding sequence TACCGCAGACCCGTCGTGGTGAGCATCGCCGGTGCCCTCACCTGGCTCGCCGGCGTCATCGACATCGTGATCGGCGTGGTCCTGCTCGCACAGTCCGGCGTGAACGTCGTGGTGCTCGAGTTCGGGGGAGCGGTCCAGCTGTTCACGGCCGCCATCGTCGCCCTGCTCTTCGGAGCCATCCTGTTCTTCGCCGGCGGCGGGGTGCTCAGCGCCAAGAACACGGCGCGCATCGTCGCGACGGGCGCCCACGGCGTCTCGATCCTGGCCTCGCTTGTTCCGGCGCTTCTGCTCCCAGCGGCGTTCTTCGGCTCCTGGCTCGGCATCCTGGCGTCCGTCGTCGTCATCGTCCTGCTGTACACGAGGCCGGCCAACGCATACTTCCGCGACGACAGCTGA